In Candidatus Nitronauta litoralis, one DNA window encodes the following:
- a CDS encoding adenylate/guanylate cyclase domain-containing protein — protein sequence MALDHLIQNANQLLEKGDYFGVYDCIQKPLEKGEFNSDLVYLGLLALARSGATRQALELYETFHERLPEETRFLSLLARLYKDLCNNSRNPENQKVLGERSRELYMEAYNKNPSYYPLINAATLSLLVGDEVASKKQAETVLELCAKDPDGSGINGFYLRATQAEAALLLGRTDEAVGRLQEAREICPWDLGNLSTTYQQLNRICKKRGITLDTLEAIRPPTVITYTGQMVHGIGKSPGMDPTDEDAIRTHITALLDQHRVRVAYGSLACGADILVAEAVLESQGELNIILPFGREEFKRISVAPGGESWVKRYEAILCRASSVTQIVEEAITGHDLLFEACSRQGMGLAHLRSQTLGSRAYQIAVWNQLNVDNPAGTSGAMRRWNDLGLENLIVPVPPPRSEGVKPTIKIEPAPPGLQRQMKAMIFADVKGFSAMNERQIAIFMARWFNALETIKTKHTEHIQYINTWGDAAYLVIDEVPTAANLALELAGMFNDWDYFELGLPTNLGLRVAAHVGPIFQTDNPVLGKPDFFGKHVNQTARLEPCTPPGSVYVTEPFAALISLEGEGGYRCEYVGNHPLPKGFGRIRMYHLKEL from the coding sequence ATGGCTCTGGATCATTTAATACAAAACGCCAACCAGTTACTGGAAAAGGGTGATTATTTCGGTGTTTACGACTGCATCCAGAAACCACTGGAGAAAGGGGAGTTCAACTCCGACCTGGTCTATCTCGGTCTCCTGGCACTGGCCCGAAGCGGGGCCACCCGGCAGGCTCTGGAACTGTACGAAACCTTCCACGAACGCCTGCCAGAGGAAACCCGGTTTTTATCGCTGCTGGCCCGTCTTTATAAAGACCTGTGCAACAACTCGCGAAATCCGGAAAATCAAAAGGTTCTGGGTGAACGCAGCCGCGAACTTTACATGGAAGCGTACAACAAGAATCCGTCCTATTACCCCCTCATCAACGCGGCGACTCTATCGCTTCTGGTAGGGGATGAAGTGGCTTCAAAAAAACAGGCGGAAACGGTTCTCGAACTTTGTGCGAAAGATCCCGATGGCTCCGGAATAAACGGGTTTTACCTCAGGGCCACGCAAGCCGAGGCGGCCTTGCTTCTGGGCCGAACGGATGAAGCCGTTGGTCGGCTTCAGGAAGCGCGGGAAATATGTCCTTGGGATCTGGGGAACCTCAGCACCACCTATCAACAATTAAACCGTATCTGCAAAAAGCGCGGAATAACGCTGGACACGCTGGAAGCGATCCGGCCGCCGACTGTCATCACCTACACCGGCCAGATGGTGCACGGGATTGGGAAATCACCGGGCATGGACCCGACGGATGAAGACGCAATCCGGACTCATATCACCGCGCTGCTTGATCAGCACCGGGTGCGCGTTGCCTATGGCTCTCTCGCCTGCGGAGCGGATATTCTGGTGGCCGAAGCGGTGCTGGAATCGCAGGGTGAGTTGAATATCATTCTGCCGTTTGGTCGGGAAGAGTTCAAACGGATCTCGGTTGCACCCGGTGGGGAATCCTGGGTGAAACGTTACGAAGCCATTTTATGCCGGGCCAGTTCGGTCACGCAGATTGTGGAAGAAGCCATCACCGGTCACGATTTGTTATTTGAAGCCTGCTCGCGGCAAGGTATGGGACTGGCCCATCTGAGAAGCCAGACGCTCGGTTCGCGCGCTTACCAGATCGCGGTGTGGAACCAGTTGAATGTGGACAATCCGGCCGGCACTTCAGGAGCCATGCGCCGCTGGAACGATCTGGGTCTGGAAAATCTCATCGTCCCGGTGCCGCCGCCACGCAGTGAAGGTGTGAAACCCACCATCAAGATCGAACCGGCGCCACCTGGACTGCAACGCCAGATGAAGGCCATGATTTTTGCCGACGTGAAAGGCTTCAGTGCGATGAACGAGCGCCAGATTGCCATCTTCATGGCGCGCTGGTTCAACGCTCTGGAAACGATCAAGACCAAACACACAGAACATATTCAATACATCAACACCTGGGGAGACGCGGCTTATCTGGTGATCGACGAGGTTCCGACTGCAGCCAATCTTGCGCTTGAACTGGCGGGGATGTTCAACGACTGGGACTATTTTGAACTGGGCCTTCCAACCAACCTCGGTCTGCGCGTCGCGGCGCATGTCGGCCCCATTTTCCAGACGGATAATCCCGTGCTGGGCAAACCCGATTTCTTTGGCAAACACGTCAACCAGACGGCAAGGCTGGAACCGTGCACACCACCGGGATCTGTTTATGTAACCGAACCCTTCGCTGCTCTCATCTCACTTGAAGGCGAAGGCGGATACCGTTGCGAATATGTTGGGAACCATCCACTACCAAAAGGTTTTGGTCGCATCCGTATGTATCATCTTAAGGAACTATAG
- a CDS encoding PhnD/SsuA/transferrin family substrate-binding protein: protein MIFRFLIFIAVCLLMPLGVTAPVVADEHGSVTFLGVALDPETQEADQKLREFIRGQQSLHFETRDQEYGAAIHTLVDWDENEQGPMIARVTPYVYVVAEMLGAELDILATYHSKKTGKFIYHSYLVTRKTTFSENDLDGFVKTLRESPVPSQFIYHNKFSTSSYFLPSLYFARHDIFSVPGSSANDRKFITINARRPEDASGSSSLVRKVKEGQADFAAVWDGTKVKFDQDPDLNFLKLPQGLPNDLLVVTRNSPDELKDGLRETINKLGPQEINIGDFQTWVDFNKTPEARRALASLRWLAKVPPNPVPVKIRKPHADGETIEPRYLEAARQAVRLSGTEFILYDEDFHKQFDVLWTLHQTHDDSLIITSEFIDSELPQQKFHISFKRNDLESLVTRIGSEITNRMHRIRYIWPFDDAAARVLRDVDFNIPEGTRMKGMKITWSDQSSNAYTSDKPFDISVAESGFHSFRLEGDGFPKGADNHYSFDPMGNSAYRVFLVRPNPGGRVLKVATLGMIGLFSLAALFSLKAAFFSRKKDA, encoded by the coding sequence ATGATTTTTCGTTTCCTTATCTTTATAGCCGTGTGTCTCTTGATGCCTCTGGGGGTGACGGCTCCCGTTGTTGCCGACGAACATGGTTCCGTCACCTTTCTCGGGGTGGCGCTGGATCCGGAAACGCAGGAAGCCGACCAGAAGTTGCGTGAATTCATCCGCGGACAACAGTCACTTCACTTCGAGACACGCGATCAGGAATACGGCGCGGCGATTCACACCCTGGTGGATTGGGATGAAAATGAACAGGGCCCCATGATCGCCCGCGTTACACCCTACGTTTATGTTGTTGCAGAAATGCTGGGGGCTGAGCTGGATATCCTGGCCACCTACCACAGTAAGAAAACAGGAAAGTTCATTTATCACTCCTATCTGGTCACGAGGAAAACAACTTTCTCAGAAAACGACCTCGACGGATTTGTGAAAACACTGCGGGAAAGCCCTGTCCCGAGCCAGTTTATCTATCACAACAAATTCAGCACCTCGAGTTACTTCCTCCCGTCTCTCTATTTTGCCCGTCACGATATTTTTTCAGTGCCGGGCAGCTCGGCCAATGATCGGAAGTTCATCACAATCAACGCCAGGCGCCCCGAGGATGCCAGCGGCAGTTCGAGTCTGGTGCGAAAAGTCAAAGAAGGCCAGGCGGATTTTGCCGCTGTGTGGGACGGCACCAAGGTAAAATTCGATCAGGATCCGGACCTCAACTTTTTGAAATTGCCACAGGGGCTGCCCAACGATTTGCTCGTGGTCACAAGAAATTCCCCGGACGAATTGAAGGACGGCTTGCGGGAAACGATCAACAAACTGGGTCCACAGGAAATCAACATCGGGGATTTTCAAACCTGGGTGGATTTTAACAAAACACCCGAGGCAAGGCGTGCCCTGGCTTCTCTGAGGTGGCTGGCCAAGGTTCCGCCCAATCCCGTACCGGTAAAGATTCGAAAACCTCATGCCGATGGCGAAACCATCGAACCACGTTATCTGGAAGCAGCCAGACAGGCAGTGCGTTTGTCCGGCACAGAATTTATTTTATACGACGAGGATTTCCACAAACAGTTCGACGTGCTCTGGACTCTGCACCAGACCCACGATGACTCACTCATCATCACATCGGAGTTTATCGATTCGGAACTGCCTCAGCAGAAATTTCATATCAGCTTCAAACGCAATGATCTCGAAAGCCTGGTCACGCGCATCGGTTCGGAGATTACCAACCGCATGCACCGGATACGTTACATATGGCCGTTTGATGACGCGGCGGCCCGGGTTTTACGCGATGTGGATTTTAATATTCCCGAGGGTACCCGGATGAAGGGCATGAAAATCACCTGGAGCGACCAGAGCAGCAATGCCTACACGAGTGACAAACCTTTCGATATCTCCGTTGCCGAATCTGGATTCCATTCTTTCCGACTGGAAGGGGATGGTTTTCCCAAAGGTGCAGATAATCATTACAGTTTTGATCCGATGGGCAACAGTGCCTACCGTGTTTTTCTGGTACGACCCAACCCCGGAGGTCGCGTCCTCAAAGTGGCGACCCTGGGCATGATCGGCCTGTTTTCCCTGGCAGCGTTGTTCAGTCTCAAAGCCGCATTTTTTTCCAGGAAGAAAGACGCGTAA